Proteins encoded in a region of the Aphelocoma coerulescens isolate FSJ_1873_10779 chromosome 28, UR_Acoe_1.0, whole genome shotgun sequence genome:
- the UQCR11 gene encoding cytochrome b-c1 complex subunit 10, with amino-acid sequence MLNRLLGPRYVQLLQNWTPTILTWGGVAGVGVIWATDWKLVLQYVPYIGGKYKTED; translated from the exons ATGTTGAACCGACTGCTGGGGCCGCGCTACgtccagctgctgcagaactG GACCCCCACTATCCTGACATGGGGTGGTGTGGCCGGTGTTGGTGTGATCTGGGCCACAGACTGGAAGCTGGTCTTGCAGTACGTTCCCTACATCGGCGGCAAGTACAAAACTGAAGACTGA